A region of Vigna radiata var. radiata cultivar VC1973A chromosome 10, Vradiata_ver6, whole genome shotgun sequence DNA encodes the following proteins:
- the LOC106775246 gene encoding RRP15-like protein, translating into MAEEIAMVESGRARRKFVKTQGRKKSGKKAKVMPSPHGQKKVKIDKKMKKLFRKRAREYNSDDEEDEAIVTAASETRRLASVTNKNNEKDGMESGDNQSEDEGAAAPLKSSNKNATDTNDHSSDDEGDDDNEIQPGITKFTEGCRAFKMAFRNIMKKSVPDDMLGPILSAHKKLVIEKLGEEQAERNIKGEAKKEKQMLAEKGHVKPATYLDSHEKFLISVATKGVVKLFNAVNKAQTAQKGLNPSRNKDAKEIRKRAKQAFFSELGKPSLPSTGTSTKINEGTGKVEDQQPAWAPLRDNHMMTSSRLKDWDKMPDKNVSDDFGRTSENSSSDED; encoded by the exons ATGGCTGAAGAAATTGCAATGGTAGAATCTGGGAGAGCTAGGAGGAAATTTGTTAAAACTCAAGGCCGTAAGAAGTCAGGTAAGAAAGCAAAAGTGATGCCATCACCACATGGACAGAAGAAAGttaaaatagacaaaaaaatgaagaaacttTTCCGCAAGCGAGCACGGGAGTATAActctgatgatgaagaagatgaggcCATTGTCACTGCTGCCTCGGAGACTAGACGTTTGGCATCTGTCaccaataaaaataatgagaaggATGGCATGGAAAGTGGGGACAATCAGTCTGAAGATGAAGGAGCTGCAGCACCACTAAAATCATCGAACAAAAATGCTACTGATACGAATGATCACAGTTCTGATGATGAAGGAGATGATGATAATGAAATTCAGCCAGGAATTACAAAATTCACTGAAGGATGCCGAGCATTCAAGATGGCATTTAGGAATATTATGAAGAAGAGTGTTCCCGATGATATGTTG GGTCCAATATTGTCAGCACACAAGAAACTTGTTATAGAAAAACTAGGAGAAGAGCAAGCAGAACGCAATATCAAGGGAGAGGCCAAAAAGGAAAAGCAGATg TTAGCAGAAAAGGGACATGTCAAACCTGCTACATACTTGGACTCACATGAAAAGTTTCTGATAAGTGTTGCAACAAAAGGAG TGGTCAAGTTATTCAATGCT GTCAATAAGGCACAAACTGCTCAAAAAGGGTTGAACCCCTCTAGGAATAAGGATGCAAAAG AGATACGAAAACGGGCCAAACAAGCCTTCTTTTCAGAGTTAGGGAAACCGTCATTGCCTTCAACTGGCACCTCAACAAAG ATCAATGAAGGCACGGGCAAGGTAGAAGACCAACAGCCTGCTTGGGCTCCATTACGAGATAATCATATGATGACAAGTTCAAGGCTAAAGGATTGGGATAAAATGCCT GATAAAAACGTATCAGATGACTTTGGAAGGACTTCTGAAAATAGTAGTTCAGATGAAGATTAG